From one Nocardioides sp. Kera G14 genomic stretch:
- a CDS encoding ABC transporter permease, whose product MSRKNRSWSVYAIRALLIAAWLGSWELCARTFMNPFLYSMPSDIWTKLVSWFRDGTSQGSIWENIWVTLEEAAGGFILGVIAGIVLGVFLGRAPFLAEVLAPFIKAANAIPRIVLASLFVIWFGLGLQSKIATAFVLVFFAVFFNAFQGAREVDRTLIDNARILRADRWALMRTIVLPSATSWILASMHVAFGFALIGAVVGEFTGADRGMGLLISHSQGNFDSAGVYAGMLVITAVALIAEWLITQLEKRLTSWRPQTSSSSAAGA is encoded by the coding sequence ATGTCGCGTAAGAACCGCTCGTGGAGCGTCTATGCCATTCGGGCCCTGCTCATAGCAGCGTGGCTCGGCTCCTGGGAGCTGTGCGCCCGCACCTTCATGAACCCCTTCCTCTACTCGATGCCGAGCGACATCTGGACGAAGCTCGTCTCCTGGTTCAGGGACGGCACCTCGCAGGGATCGATCTGGGAGAACATCTGGGTCACGCTCGAGGAGGCCGCGGGCGGCTTCATCCTCGGTGTGATCGCCGGCATCGTGCTCGGCGTCTTCCTGGGCCGAGCGCCCTTCCTCGCCGAGGTCCTCGCGCCCTTCATCAAGGCGGCCAACGCGATCCCCCGGATCGTCCTCGCCTCGCTCTTCGTCATCTGGTTCGGACTCGGCCTGCAGTCGAAGATCGCGACGGCCTTCGTCCTGGTCTTCTTCGCCGTCTTCTTCAACGCCTTCCAAGGAGCGCGCGAGGTCGACCGCACCCTCATCGACAACGCTCGGATCCTCCGTGCCGACCGCTGGGCGTTGATGCGCACCATCGTGCTGCCGAGCGCCACCAGCTGGATCCTCGCCTCGATGCACGTCGCCTTCGGCTTCGCGCTCATCGGTGCGGTCGTCGGCGAGTTCACCGGGGCCGATCGGGGCATGGGCCTGCTCATCTCCCACTCCCAGGGCAACTTCGACTCCGCCGGCGTCTACGCCGGAATGCTCGTGATCACCGCGGTCGCCCTGATCGCCGAGTGGCTGATCACCCAGCTCGAGAAGCGCCTCACCTCCTGGCGCCCGCAGACCTCCTCCTCCAGCGCCGCCGGCGCCTGA
- a CDS encoding ABC transporter ATP-binding protein: protein MSEHAIALRDATKQFPHRAGGTFTAIRDVTMDVASGEFVTVVGPTGCGKSTTLSLVSGLEPATHGTVTVNGLPVHGIPDGVGYMFQTDAILPWKTVLDNVALGLRYRKLPAKEANARARDWIQRVGLTGFEDRYPHQLSGGMRKRVAMAQTLITEPSVLLMDEPFGALDVQTRELMQDELLRLWSGSGAAVVFVTHDLTEAIALADRVIVMTAGPATVKDIVTVDLPRPRKVEEIRLTEEFTELYRRVWDSLREEVEITRARGANNVA, encoded by the coding sequence ATGAGTGAACACGCCATCGCCCTGCGCGATGCCACCAAGCAGTTCCCGCACCGGGCGGGAGGAACCTTCACCGCCATCCGCGACGTCACCATGGACGTGGCCAGCGGTGAGTTCGTCACCGTCGTCGGCCCGACCGGCTGCGGGAAGTCCACGACCCTCTCCCTCGTCTCAGGCCTCGAGCCCGCGACCCACGGCACCGTCACCGTCAACGGCTTGCCGGTGCACGGGATCCCCGACGGCGTCGGCTACATGTTCCAGACGGACGCGATCCTCCCGTGGAAGACGGTGCTCGACAACGTCGCCCTCGGCCTCCGCTACCGCAAGCTCCCCGCGAAGGAGGCCAACGCCCGCGCCCGGGACTGGATCCAGCGCGTCGGCCTGACCGGCTTCGAGGACCGCTATCCCCACCAGCTCTCCGGCGGCATGCGCAAGCGCGTCGCGATGGCACAGACCCTCATCACCGAGCCGAGCGTGCTTCTCATGGATGAGCCCTTCGGCGCCCTCGACGTCCAGACCCGGGAGCTGATGCAGGACGAGCTGCTCCGGCTCTGGTCCGGCTCCGGTGCAGCGGTCGTCTTCGTCACCCACGACCTCACCGAGGCGATCGCCCTCGCGGACCGCGTCATCGTCATGACCGCCGGCCCGGCCACCGTCAAGGACATCGTCACCGTCGACCTGCCTCGACCCCGCAAGGTCGAGGAGATCCGCCTGACCGAGGAGTTCACCGAGCTCTACCGCCGCGTCTGGGACAGCCTCCGCGAAGAGGTCGAGATCACCCGAGCCCGAGGAGCGAACAATGTCGCGTAA
- a CDS encoding ATP-binding protein — MLRPSHRRWTFSARNVAFLVGLLLAVVLLLLAGGTLVLRHDLSQEYEERALAIARSVAQEPGLADEVRGGGPTVDGPVQRAAERVRRGTGALYVVVTDRRGVRYSHPNEDNVGELVSTSPDAALAGRDVALVERGTLGMSARGKVPLRTDDGRIVGEVSVGISMGAVNARTRQLLLVLGLVALGALAVGVLGAVSQGRRLRRTTLGLEPEEMADLVREHAAVLGGIRDGIIAVDAHGRVTVVNGEARRLLGVAPERGVKLKQAGLPEVIEALLLVEPAPAGTTCVLGDRVVVAHRIAVRRDGHDLGHVLTLRDRTDLDDAARELEATRALTDALRAQHHEHRNRLHALGGLLHLGHVDQAGHYLEELTCDLSGASGVGEPYLAGLLAAKAALASEAGVRIDVSGSYVDGVLTAPLDVVTVLGNLIDNAVRAAGAGPRRPAEVHVTAVSDGRDLVLHVADSGDGVPPEDVGRIFRQGFTTRESGTIDHGIGLSVARLTARAHGGDVTLADPGGPLAGASFTARLRDVLAPAPQDELSGATR, encoded by the coding sequence GTGTTACGCCCGTCACATCGGCGCTGGACCTTCAGCGCCAGGAACGTCGCCTTCCTCGTCGGGCTCCTCCTCGCCGTGGTCCTCCTCCTGCTTGCCGGCGGGACGCTCGTGCTCCGCCACGACCTCTCGCAGGAGTACGAGGAGCGCGCGCTGGCGATCGCGAGGAGCGTCGCGCAGGAGCCGGGACTGGCGGATGAGGTCCGCGGCGGCGGGCCGACGGTCGACGGGCCGGTGCAGCGCGCCGCCGAGCGGGTCCGACGCGGCACGGGTGCGCTGTACGTCGTCGTCACCGACCGTCGCGGCGTCCGGTACAGCCACCCGAACGAGGACAACGTCGGCGAGCTGGTGAGCACCAGTCCGGATGCGGCGCTGGCGGGGAGGGACGTCGCTCTCGTCGAGCGCGGGACCCTCGGGATGTCCGCCCGCGGCAAGGTGCCCTTGCGCACCGACGACGGCCGCATCGTGGGAGAGGTCAGCGTCGGGATCTCGATGGGCGCCGTCAACGCCCGCACCCGACAACTGCTCCTCGTGCTGGGGCTGGTCGCCCTGGGCGCCCTCGCGGTCGGTGTCCTGGGAGCGGTCTCGCAGGGCCGTCGGCTGCGGCGTACGACGCTCGGGCTCGAGCCCGAGGAGATGGCCGACCTCGTGCGCGAGCACGCCGCCGTGCTCGGCGGCATCCGCGACGGCATCATCGCCGTCGACGCACACGGGCGGGTGACCGTCGTCAACGGCGAGGCACGGCGGCTCCTCGGTGTGGCCCCCGAGCGTGGCGTGAAGCTCAAGCAGGCCGGCCTCCCCGAGGTGATCGAGGCGCTGTTGCTCGTCGAGCCCGCACCGGCCGGGACCACGTGCGTGTTGGGGGACCGTGTGGTCGTCGCCCACCGGATCGCGGTGCGCCGTGACGGCCACGACCTGGGCCACGTCCTGACCCTCCGCGACCGCACGGACCTCGACGACGCCGCACGCGAGCTGGAGGCGACGCGTGCCCTGACCGACGCCCTCCGCGCCCAGCACCACGAGCACCGCAACCGCCTGCACGCACTCGGCGGGCTGCTCCACCTCGGCCACGTCGACCAAGCGGGCCACTACCTCGAGGAGCTGACCTGCGACCTGTCGGGCGCCTCGGGCGTCGGCGAGCCCTACTTGGCGGGACTGCTCGCCGCCAAGGCGGCCCTGGCCTCCGAGGCGGGTGTGCGGATCGACGTCTCCGGTTCGTACGTCGACGGCGTGCTCACCGCCCCGCTCGACGTCGTCACGGTGCTGGGCAACCTGATCGACAACGCCGTGAGGGCGGCCGGGGCCGGTCCGCGCCGACCGGCAGAGGTACACGTGACCGCCGTGTCGGATGGCCGGGACCTCGTGCTGCACGTGGCCGACAGTGGTGACGGCGTACCGCCCGAGGATGTGGGGCGGATCTTCCGTCAGGGCTTCACGACCCGGGAGAGCGGCACGATCGACCACGGCATCGGCCTGTCGGTGGCACGGCTGACGGCACGCGCTCATGGCGGGGACGTCACGCTCGCGGATCCCGGCGGCCCGCTCGCCGGGGCGAGCTTCACCGCGAGGCTGCGTGACGTGCTGGCGCCTGCTCCGCAGGACGAACTCTCGGGAGCGACCCGATGA
- a CDS encoding response regulator encodes MIRALIVDDDFRVANVHAALVGQVPGFEVVGMSHSAVDALSAAAELSPDLVVLDEYLPDGRGTDLAGRLGATAVILVTAANDAPTVRRAMAAGALNVVVKPFPPGLLIAKLNAFARCWTQLAGAGGLSQADVDRAFAVLHEGDAAVAPLPKGRSAVTAEAVVDALRAAGEPLTAIAVAESTGVSRATAQRYLSDLARAGRVDLRLRYGSTGRPEHEYAWRR; translated from the coding sequence ATGATCCGCGCCCTCATCGTCGATGACGACTTCCGCGTCGCGAACGTCCACGCCGCCCTGGTCGGACAGGTCCCCGGCTTCGAGGTGGTCGGCATGAGTCACTCCGCTGTCGACGCGCTGAGCGCGGCCGCCGAGCTCAGTCCTGACCTGGTTGTGCTCGACGAGTACCTCCCGGACGGCCGGGGGACGGATCTGGCCGGCCGGCTCGGTGCCACGGCCGTGATCCTGGTGACGGCCGCCAACGACGCCCCGACGGTGCGCCGGGCGATGGCGGCGGGGGCGCTCAACGTCGTCGTCAAGCCGTTCCCTCCGGGCCTCCTGATCGCGAAGCTCAACGCCTTCGCCCGGTGCTGGACCCAGCTCGCCGGGGCGGGCGGCCTGTCGCAGGCGGACGTCGACCGCGCCTTCGCGGTCCTGCACGAGGGCGATGCCGCGGTCGCGCCACTGCCGAAGGGTCGCTCTGCGGTCACTGCCGAGGCCGTCGTCGACGCCCTGCGTGCGGCAGGCGAGCCGTTGACCGCGATCGCGGTGGCTGAGTCCACCGGCGTCTCCCGCGCGACGGCGCAGCGCTACCTCTCTGACCTCGCTCGGGCGGGCCGGGTCGACCTCAGGCTGCGTTACGGCAGCACCGGTCGCCCGGAGCACGAGTACGCCTGGCGGCGCTGA
- a CDS encoding zinc-dependent metalloprotease → MSQNPFGGGDLPFDLSALFAQVQSMFQDFEGPINWPAATDLARKTAAQTPDPTPTAGQSSAVSDALRLADLWIDGTTSFPSGVQTAQAWSKADWLVNTFDVWHGLITPVAASSVNTVSTQMPEELRQAAGPMVGFLGKAIGAMLAQQAGQGLGTLAGEVLAGSDIGIPLCAPGRAGILTGSVKAFAEGLEGVTEADVLLYVALREAAHQRLFAGVPWLRSHVIDTVTAYAQGVEVDLSAIQRNVEEKLSGLNPMDPAAMQSLIGDASLFAMEPSAAQKAAQERLEIVLALVEGWVDEIVTEATAGRMPAAAQMQEAFRRRRAEGGPAEQTFATLIGLELRPRRLRDASTLWGSLRARQGAEARDGVWMSPALLPTSADLDDPLGFREGADSVALSDEEFDAGLQALLEGDSGNTTDEE, encoded by the coding sequence ATGTCCCAGAACCCCTTCGGCGGTGGCGATCTCCCGTTCGACCTCTCTGCCCTCTTCGCGCAGGTGCAGTCGATGTTCCAGGACTTCGAGGGTCCGATCAACTGGCCCGCGGCCACCGATCTTGCGCGCAAGACCGCGGCGCAGACGCCCGACCCGACGCCGACCGCCGGGCAGTCCTCGGCCGTCTCGGACGCACTGCGCCTCGCCGACCTCTGGATCGACGGGACGACGTCCTTCCCCTCCGGCGTGCAGACCGCCCAGGCCTGGTCGAAGGCCGACTGGCTGGTCAACACCTTCGACGTGTGGCACGGCCTGATCACCCCGGTCGCCGCCTCCTCGGTGAACACCGTCTCGACCCAGATGCCCGAGGAGCTGCGCCAGGCCGCCGGCCCGATGGTCGGCTTCCTGGGCAAGGCGATCGGCGCGATGCTCGCCCAGCAGGCGGGACAGGGGCTGGGCACCCTGGCCGGCGAGGTGCTCGCCGGCTCCGACATCGGCATCCCGCTGTGCGCCCCGGGCCGGGCGGGCATCCTCACCGGCAGCGTGAAGGCGTTCGCCGAGGGCCTCGAAGGAGTCACCGAGGCCGACGTACTGCTCTATGTCGCCCTGCGTGAGGCGGCCCACCAGCGGCTCTTCGCCGGCGTGCCGTGGCTGCGCTCGCACGTGATCGACACCGTGACGGCCTACGCCCAGGGTGTGGAGGTCGACCTCAGCGCGATCCAGCGCAATGTCGAGGAGAAGCTCTCCGGGCTCAACCCGATGGACCCCGCCGCGATGCAGTCGCTCATCGGCGATGCGAGCCTCTTCGCAATGGAGCCGTCGGCGGCGCAGAAGGCCGCCCAGGAGCGGCTCGAGATCGTGCTCGCGCTGGTCGAGGGCTGGGTCGACGAGATCGTCACCGAGGCCACCGCCGGCCGGATGCCCGCGGCTGCCCAGATGCAGGAGGCGTTCCGTCGTCGTCGTGCCGAGGGCGGCCCGGCCGAGCAGACCTTCGCGACACTCATCGGCCTGGAGCTGCGTCCTCGCCGACTCCGCGACGCCTCCACGCTGTGGGGCTCGCTCCGCGCCCGCCAGGGCGCCGAGGCGCGCGACGGTGTGTGGATGTCGCCCGCGCTCCTGCCGACCTCCGCCGACCTCGACGACCCGCTCGGCTTCCGCGAGGGTGCCGACTCCGTGGCGCTGAGTGACGAGGAGTTCGACGCCGGCCTGCAGGCGCTGCTCGAGGGAGATTCCGGCAACACCACCGACGAGGAGTAG
- a CDS encoding molybdenum cofactor biosynthesis protein MoaE encodes MNPVRLVALRDTPLDVTEVLAALEDGTSGGVDLFIGRVRDHDHGQGVSGLVYEAHPSALEELTKVAEEIADSFQVTALAAVHRTGALDVGDIAVIVGTASAHRADTFDATRALIDTLKARVPIWKHQRFADGSDEWVGLP; translated from the coding sequence GTGAACCCCGTGAGACTCGTCGCGCTGCGCGACACCCCGCTCGACGTGACCGAGGTCCTCGCCGCTCTCGAGGACGGTACGTCGGGGGGCGTCGACCTCTTCATCGGGCGGGTGCGCGACCACGACCATGGTCAGGGAGTCAGCGGCCTCGTCTATGAGGCGCACCCCAGCGCCCTCGAGGAGCTCACCAAGGTCGCCGAGGAGATCGCCGACTCCTTCCAGGTCACGGCCCTGGCCGCCGTACACCGGACGGGAGCCCTCGACGTGGGCGACATCGCCGTGATCGTCGGCACCGCCTCGGCGCACCGGGCCGACACCTTCGACGCCACCCGGGCCCTCATCGACACGCTCAAGGCACGCGTGCCGATCTGGAAGCACCAGCGTTTCGCCGACGGCTCCGACGAGTGGGTCGGCCTACCGTAG
- a CDS encoding PDZ domain-containing protein, producing the protein MSQRTLAGLIAVPLVIALLGFVLLKPIPYVVYRPGLTVDVLGENGNKPIIELAGKEYPDTGQLRMVTVSVTSPGTKMHLGELLAAWLDKKAAVYPWSSVYSKGESDTDSRSEGAAEMASSQDIATAIALQETGVKVPQVTTIAGVDKGEPAYGILKAGDIVLSIDGHDASDADAMVKLIRATPAGKSLSMVIKRAGKKQTVTVTPTDHDGVPRIGASVGVGYDLPVDVKVNIDPAIGGPSAGLIFSLAIYDTMTPGSLTGGNRIAGTGEIEPDGSVGAIGGIQQKIAGATRDGAKLFLVPSENCDEAVGAVDAKEHHIRLVKVTTMHDARTSIETWVKNHDATLPTCKAAS; encoded by the coding sequence ATGTCGCAGCGGACCTTGGCCGGGTTGATCGCCGTGCCGTTGGTCATCGCACTCCTCGGCTTCGTACTCCTCAAGCCGATCCCGTACGTCGTCTACCGGCCCGGCCTCACCGTCGACGTGCTCGGCGAGAACGGCAACAAGCCGATCATCGAGCTGGCGGGCAAGGAGTATCCCGACACCGGCCAGCTCCGGATGGTCACCGTCTCCGTCACGAGCCCCGGCACCAAGATGCACCTCGGCGAACTCCTCGCCGCCTGGCTGGACAAGAAGGCGGCCGTCTATCCGTGGAGCTCGGTCTACTCGAAGGGCGAGTCCGACACGGACAGTCGCTCCGAGGGCGCCGCCGAGATGGCCTCGAGCCAGGACATCGCCACTGCGATCGCCCTCCAGGAGACGGGCGTCAAGGTCCCGCAGGTCACCACCATCGCGGGAGTCGACAAGGGGGAGCCGGCGTACGGCATCCTCAAGGCCGGCGACATCGTGCTCTCGATCGACGGCCATGACGCGTCCGATGCCGACGCGATGGTGAAGCTGATCCGCGCCACTCCGGCCGGGAAGTCACTGTCGATGGTGATCAAGCGGGCGGGCAAGAAGCAGACCGTGACCGTCACCCCGACCGACCATGACGGTGTGCCGCGGATCGGTGCCAGCGTCGGGGTCGGCTATGACCTCCCGGTGGACGTCAAGGTCAACATCGACCCGGCCATCGGCGGTCCCAGCGCGGGCCTGATCTTCAGCCTGGCCATCTACGACACGATGACCCCCGGCTCGCTCACCGGCGGCAACCGCATCGCCGGCACAGGCGAGATCGAGCCCGACGGCTCGGTCGGTGCGATCGGTGGCATCCAGCAGAAGATCGCCGGCGCCACCCGCGACGGCGCCAAGCTCTTCCTCGTGCCCTCCGAGAACTGCGACGAGGCCGTCGGCGCGGTCGACGCCAAGGAGCACCACATCCGGCTCGTGAAGGTCACGACCATGCACGACGCCCGCACCTCCATCGAGACCTGGGTGAAGAACCACGACGCCACCCTCCCGACCTGCAAGGCAGCTTCCTGA
- a CDS encoding PPA1309 family protein, translating to MFETDPALAAVVMELEAHASEGGWDRPATLYALVDTAAFIASEPTLASMLGLADDASADGSLTPIEQDQFARPVEEVLPTLAFPDSVAGIAVVVERPAEATDASTEEDDNEHVRVVAGVTRGGAAYCAVRSRDHDRPEAVAVGEDLVPQLVELLHAVLEADAEDTP from the coding sequence ATGTTCGAGACCGATCCCGCCCTCGCCGCCGTCGTGATGGAGCTCGAGGCGCACGCCTCGGAGGGCGGCTGGGACCGCCCGGCCACGCTCTACGCCCTCGTCGACACGGCAGCGTTCATCGCCAGCGAGCCGACCCTGGCGAGCATGCTCGGGCTCGCCGACGACGCCTCGGCCGACGGCAGCCTCACCCCGATCGAGCAGGACCAGTTCGCCCGGCCGGTCGAGGAGGTCCTGCCCACCCTGGCGTTCCCCGACTCCGTCGCCGGGATCGCCGTCGTCGTCGAGCGACCCGCCGAGGCCACCGACGCCAGCACGGAGGAGGACGACAACGAACACGTCCGGGTGGTCGCCGGTGTCACGCGTGGGGGAGCGGCCTACTGTGCGGTCCGTTCACGCGACCACGATCGGCCCGAGGCGGTCGCGGTCGGGGAGGATCTGGTCCCTCAGCTCGTTGAACTCCTTCATGCAGTGCTTGAAGCCGACGCCGAGGACACACCGTGA
- a CDS encoding UPF0182 family protein, giving the protein MSDLFDDPADSRPVQGVSRRTRIVIWAIIALLVILFALSTFAGVWTDHLWYSTLGYGSVFTKVFWVRVGLFFGFGVVMALALGVAMGVAFRTRPFLHPAQLESGLERYRDAVNPIRTWLLVGVALVAGAFAGISAATRWRTFELWAHGTPFGQKDPYFHKDIGFYVFDLPWLHMVVSFVLAASIVALLGNVLVHYLYGGIRLQSPGDRLSSPAQIQISVLLAVFVLAKAADYWLDRYDLTNSQSTLFTGIGFTDDHAVLPAKSTLAGIALICAVLFLVNIWRRTWLLPGVGVALMAISAVLLGLIWPAIVQTVQVNPSRLDKENSYQATNIAQTREAYAIDDAHVKVSDYTADATAGGAAQAKQLDTETSSAPIVDPLLVKDLFEEQQQGRAYYEVAPVLDVDRYTIDGKDRALVLAARELDQDNISASDKNWTNLHTVYTHGSGVIAAYANQRPLSDDKESVDIQWAQGNQADENDLVSAGPGKFEQRIYFGEESNSYSVVGRPAGAKAVELDLPTSSSTSSSTDSTSGASDEDDTRTTYDGKGGVPIGSTWRRLLYAVKFNSANFLLSERVNDNSQVLYNRTPRERVEKVAPWLTLDDDAYPVVANGRITWVLDGYTTTDRYPGSEKESFKTMTNDSLQQETNGLRPVPTDDINYMRNSVKATVDAYDGTVTLYAWDESDPILKTWAKVFPGTVLPKSAIPDWLTPHLRYPEDLFKVQRYQLAKYHVTDAGAFLNGSDWWDVPTDPNPVAGVTSTTLQPPYRLFLDDPEAASTNAEVWSLSTTFTPHDRNNLSAVMTVNSDATSDDYGKIDVLERPDQQTQGPRQVAANMRNDADVAEALLPYTRNNLLSYGSLLTIPTSSHGLVYLMPVYAKQASTSPYPVLAYVLASYNGNVGYGTTLQAALASALEGGSPSTPTPSGTPTAKPTTGPSASPSGSPTSPATGTATPKQLLAQAQELFTEADQAGRAGDYTKRETLLKQAEAKVAAAVEQMGG; this is encoded by the coding sequence GTGAGTGACCTGTTCGACGATCCCGCCGACAGTCGACCCGTCCAGGGGGTCTCGCGGCGCACGCGGATCGTGATCTGGGCGATCATCGCGCTCCTCGTCATCCTCTTCGCGCTCTCGACCTTCGCCGGCGTGTGGACCGACCACCTGTGGTACTCCACGCTCGGCTACGGCAGCGTCTTCACGAAGGTCTTCTGGGTCCGCGTCGGTCTCTTCTTCGGCTTCGGCGTGGTCATGGCGCTCGCGCTCGGGGTGGCCATGGGCGTCGCCTTCCGCACGCGTCCGTTCCTCCATCCCGCCCAGCTCGAGTCCGGCCTGGAGCGCTACCGCGACGCCGTGAACCCCATCCGCACCTGGCTCCTCGTCGGCGTCGCCCTCGTCGCGGGGGCCTTCGCGGGCATCTCGGCCGCCACCCGGTGGCGCACCTTCGAGCTCTGGGCGCACGGCACCCCGTTCGGCCAGAAGGACCCGTACTTCCACAAGGACATCGGCTTCTACGTCTTCGACCTGCCCTGGCTGCACATGGTCGTCTCCTTCGTCCTGGCCGCCTCGATCGTGGCGCTGCTCGGCAACGTCCTCGTCCATTACCTGTACGGCGGCATCCGCCTGCAGTCGCCCGGTGACCGTCTCTCCAGCCCGGCCCAGATCCAGATCTCGGTCCTGCTCGCCGTCTTCGTGCTCGCCAAGGCCGCCGACTACTGGCTCGACCGCTACGACCTGACCAACTCCCAGTCGACGCTCTTCACCGGCATCGGGTTCACCGACGACCACGCCGTCCTCCCGGCGAAGTCGACGCTGGCCGGCATCGCCCTGATCTGTGCGGTCCTCTTCCTGGTCAACATCTGGCGGCGCACGTGGTTGCTGCCCGGTGTGGGCGTGGCCCTGATGGCGATCAGTGCCGTCCTGCTCGGCCTGATCTGGCCCGCCATCGTGCAGACCGTCCAGGTCAACCCGAGCCGCCTGGACAAGGAGAACTCCTACCAGGCCACGAACATCGCGCAGACCCGTGAGGCCTACGCCATCGACGATGCACACGTGAAGGTCTCCGACTACACGGCCGACGCGACGGCCGGGGGAGCGGCGCAGGCCAAGCAGCTCGACACCGAGACCAGCTCCGCGCCGATCGTCGACCCGCTGCTCGTCAAGGACCTCTTCGAGGAGCAGCAGCAGGGCCGTGCCTACTACGAGGTCGCGCCCGTCCTCGACGTCGACCGCTACACGATCGACGGCAAGGACCGCGCCCTGGTGCTGGCGGCCCGTGAGCTCGACCAGGACAACATCTCCGCCTCGGACAAGAACTGGACCAACCTCCACACGGTCTACACCCACGGCTCCGGCGTGATCGCGGCCTACGCCAACCAGCGCCCGCTCAGCGATGACAAGGAGTCCGTCGACATCCAGTGGGCCCAGGGCAACCAGGCCGACGAGAACGACCTCGTCTCGGCAGGGCCCGGCAAGTTCGAGCAGCGGATCTACTTCGGCGAGGAGTCGAACTCCTACTCGGTCGTCGGCCGGCCTGCCGGGGCGAAGGCCGTCGAGCTCGACCTGCCGACGAGCTCGTCGACGAGCTCCTCGACCGATTCGACGTCCGGTGCCTCGGACGAGGACGACACGCGGACGACGTACGACGGCAAGGGGGGCGTCCCGATCGGGTCCACCTGGCGTCGGCTGCTCTATGCGGTCAAGTTCAACTCGGCGAACTTCCTGCTGTCCGAGCGGGTCAACGACAACTCGCAGGTGCTCTACAACCGCACCCCGCGCGAGCGCGTCGAGAAGGTCGCGCCCTGGCTGACCCTCGACGACGACGCGTATCCCGTCGTGGCCAACGGCCGGATCACGTGGGTCCTCGACGGTTACACGACGACGGACCGCTACCCGGGCTCGGAGAAGGAGTCGTTCAAGACCATGACGAACGACTCCCTCCAGCAGGAGACGAACGGGCTGCGGCCGGTGCCGACCGACGACATCAACTACATGCGGAACTCCGTGAAGGCCACGGTCGACGCGTACGACGGCACCGTGACGCTCTACGCCTGGGACGAGTCCGACCCCATCCTGAAGACGTGGGCCAAAGTCTTCCCGGGCACCGTCCTGCCGAAGTCGGCGATACCGGACTGGCTCACGCCGCACCTGCGCTACCCCGAGGACCTCTTCAAGGTGCAGCGCTACCAGCTCGCCAAGTACCACGTCACCGACGCGGGAGCGTTCCTCAACGGCTCGGACTGGTGGGACGTGCCCACCGACCCGAACCCGGTCGCGGGCGTCACCTCGACGACGCTGCAGCCGCCGTACCGCCTGTTCCTCGACGATCCCGAAGCCGCGTCCACCAACGCCGAGGTCTGGTCCCTCTCGACCACCTTCACCCCGCACGACCGCAACAACCTGTCGGCGGTGATGACGGTCAACTCCGATGCGACCTCGGACGACTACGGGAAGATCGACGTGCTCGAGCGGCCCGACCAGCAGACGCAGGGCCCCCGTCAGGTCGCGGCGAACATGAGGAACGACGCAGACGTCGCCGAGGCGCTGCTGCCCTACACACGGAACAACCTGTTGAGCTACGGCTCGCTGCTCACGATCCCGACCTCGTCGCACGGCCTCGTCTACCTGATGCCGGTCTACGCCAAGCAGGCGTCGACGTCGCCGTATCCGGTCCTCGCCTACGTGTTGGCCTCCTACAACGGCAACGTCGGCTACGGCACCACCCTCCAGGCGGCCCTCGCCTCGGCGCTCGAGGGCGGCAGTCCGTCCACCCCCACTCCCTCAGGTACGCCGACGGCGAAGCCCACGACAGGACCGAGTGCGTCCCCGAGCGGATCACCGACTTCTCCGGCGACAGGCACCGCGACGCCGAAGCAGCTCCTCGCCCAAGCGCAGGAGCTCTTCACCGAGGCCGACCAGGCCGGCCGGGCAGGTGACTACACCAAGCGGGAGACGCTGCTGAAGCAGGCGGAGGCCAAGGTCGCCGCCGCAGTGGAGCAGATGGGCGGCTGA